In the Tenrec ecaudatus isolate mTenEca1 chromosome 16, mTenEca1.hap1, whole genome shotgun sequence genome, one interval contains:
- the PRKAB1 gene encoding 5'-AMP-activated protein kinase subunit beta-1 — MGNTSSERAALERQGGHKTPRRDSSGGAKDGDRPKILMDSPEDADLFHSEEIKAPEKEEFLAWQHDLEVNDAAPAQARPTVFRWTGGGKEVYLSGSFNNWSKLPLTRSHNNFVAILDLPEGEHQYKFFVDGQWTHDPSEPIVTSQLGTVNNIIQVRKTDFEVFDALMVDSQKCSDMSELSSSPPGPYHQEPYVCKPEERFKAPPILPPHLLQVILNKDTGISCDPALLPEPNHVMLNHLYALSIKDGVMVLSATHRYKKKYVTTLLYKPI; from the exons ATGGGCAACACGAGCAGCGAGCGCGCCGCGTTGGAGCGGCAGGGTGGCCATAAGACGCCCCGGAGGGACAGCTCGGGGGGTGCCAAGGACGGAGACAGGCCCAAGATCCTGATGGACAGTCCCGAGGACGCCGACCTCTTCCACTCCGAGGAAATCAAG GCTCCAGAGAAGGAGGAATTTCTGGCCTGGCAGCATGACCTGGAAGTGAATGACGCAGCCCCTGCCCAGGCCCGGCCGACTGTGTTCCGGTGGACGGGGGGTGGAAAGGAAGTTTACTTGTCTGGGTCCTTCAACAACTGGAGTAAACTTCCCCTCACGAGAAG CCACAACAACTTTGTTGCCATCCTGGATCTGCCCGAAGGGGAGCATCAGTATAAGTTCTTTGTGGACGGCCAGTGGACACACGACCCTTCCGAG CCGATCGTCACCAGCCAGCTTGGCACAGTGAACAACATCATTCAAGTGAGGAAAACGGACTTTGAAGTGTTTGACGCGCTGATGGTAGACTCCCAGAAGTGCTCCGACATGTCTG AGCTGTCCAGTTCCCCGCCTGGGCCCTACCACCAGGAGCCCTACGTCTGCAAGCCAGAGGAGCGCTTTAAGGCGCCCCCCATCCTCCCGCCCCACCTGCTGCAGGTCATCCTGAACAAGGACACGGGGATCTCG TGTGATCCAGCCCTGCTCCCGGAGCCCAATCACGTCATGTTGAACCACCTGTATGCTCTCTCCATCAAG GACGGCGTGATGGTGCTGAGCGCAACTCACCGCTACAAGAAGAAGTACGTCACCACCTTGCTCTACAAGCCCATATGA